A single Cellulomonas sp. SLBN-39 DNA region contains:
- a CDS encoding phosphoenolpyruvate carboxykinase (GTP), whose protein sequence is MTAVEPLTRPTPPTGPAAPAEPVTPAGPAGLPPTAHGRLRAWVAEIAALTRPDAVVWCDGSTDEYDRLCDLLVDRGTFVRLDPRRRPRSFLARSTPDDVARVESRTFICSERARDAGPTNNWRAPAQMRAELDAVFDGSMRGRTLYVVPFAMGPVGSPLAQYGVELTDSPYVVVSMHLMTRVGTAVLEHLGTDGAFVPAVHSVGMPLVDDAGGPVADVPWPCSRTKYVAHFPQTREIWSFGSGYGGNALLGKKCFALRIASVMGRDEGWLAEHMLLLRLTSPQGRAFHVAAAFPSACGKTNLAMITPTLPGWTAQTIGDDIAWMRPDADGRLRAINPEAGFFGVAPGTGPRTNPAAVAMVASDTIFTNVALTDDGDVWWEGLTPEPPAHLVDWQGRDWTPDAGRPAAHPNSRFTVRADRCPTIAPDRDDPAGVPVDAILLGGRRASTVPLVVQARDWAHGVLLGATIASEQTAAAEGTVGELRRDPFAMLPFTGYHAADHWAHWLAVGERLGAGAPAVFCVNWFRTDADGRYLWPGFGDNARVLAWALGRVAGTAAAVDSPVGLLPAPGSLDLTGTDVTDDDLAALLAVDADAWRAETDLVLEWFAGFGDAVPPQVLDALADVRRRLAGAG, encoded by the coding sequence ATGACTGCGGTGGAGCCGTTGACCCGACCGACCCCGCCCACGGGACCGGCGGCGCCCGCGGAGCCGGTGACGCCTGCCGGACCGGCGGGCCTGCCGCCGACCGCGCACGGCCGGCTGCGCGCCTGGGTGGCGGAGATCGCGGCGCTGACCCGCCCGGACGCGGTGGTCTGGTGCGACGGGTCGACCGACGAGTACGACCGGTTGTGCGACCTGCTCGTCGACCGGGGCACGTTCGTGCGCCTGGACCCCCGGCGCCGGCCGCGCAGCTTCCTCGCCCGCTCGACGCCCGACGACGTCGCACGTGTCGAGAGCCGCACGTTCATCTGCTCGGAGCGGGCGCGCGACGCGGGGCCGACCAACAACTGGCGTGCGCCGGCGCAGATGCGCGCCGAGCTGGACGCGGTGTTCGACGGGTCGATGCGCGGCCGCACGCTGTACGTGGTGCCGTTCGCGATGGGGCCCGTGGGCTCGCCGCTCGCGCAGTACGGGGTCGAGCTCACCGACTCGCCGTACGTCGTCGTCAGCATGCACCTCATGACGCGGGTGGGGACGGCCGTGCTCGAGCACCTGGGCACGGACGGCGCGTTCGTGCCCGCGGTGCACAGCGTGGGCATGCCGCTCGTCGACGACGCAGGCGGGCCGGTCGCGGACGTGCCGTGGCCGTGCAGCCGCACGAAGTACGTGGCGCACTTCCCGCAGACCCGGGAGATCTGGTCGTTCGGGTCGGGCTACGGCGGCAACGCGCTGCTGGGCAAGAAGTGCTTCGCGCTGCGGATCGCGTCGGTCATGGGCCGCGACGAGGGCTGGCTGGCCGAGCACATGCTGCTGCTGCGGCTGACGTCGCCGCAGGGCCGCGCGTTCCACGTCGCCGCGGCGTTCCCGTCGGCCTGCGGCAAGACGAACCTCGCGATGATCACCCCCACGCTGCCGGGCTGGACGGCGCAGACGATCGGTGACGACATCGCCTGGATGCGCCCCGACGCGGACGGGCGGCTGCGGGCGATCAATCCCGAGGCCGGCTTCTTCGGGGTCGCGCCCGGCACCGGGCCCCGCACCAACCCGGCCGCCGTGGCGATGGTCGCGAGCGACACGATCTTCACCAACGTCGCCCTGACCGACGACGGCGACGTCTGGTGGGAGGGCCTGACGCCCGAGCCGCCCGCGCACCTCGTCGACTGGCAGGGGCGGGACTGGACGCCCGACGCGGGACGCCCCGCCGCGCACCCCAACTCCCGGTTCACGGTGCGCGCGGACCGCTGCCCGACGATCGCGCCCGACCGGGACGACCCCGCCGGGGTGCCCGTCGACGCGATCCTGCTCGGCGGGCGCCGCGCCTCGACCGTGCCGCTCGTGGTGCAGGCGCGCGACTGGGCGCACGGCGTGCTGCTCGGCGCGACGATCGCGTCGGAGCAGACCGCTGCGGCCGAGGGCACCGTGGGCGAGCTGCGGCGCGACCCGTTCGCGATGCTGCCCTTCACCGGGTACCACGCGGCCGACCACTGGGCGCACTGGCTGGCCGTCGGCGAGCGCCTGGGCGCGGGCGCGCCCGCGGTGTTCTGCGTCAACTGGTTCCGCACCGACGCCGACGGCCGGTACCTGTGGCCGGGGTTCGGCGACAACGCGCGCGTGCTGGCCTGGGCCCTGGGGCGGGTGGCGGGCACCGCGGCGGCCGTCGACTCGCCGGTCGGGCTGCTGCCCGCGCCGGGTTCGCTCGACCTGACGGGCACGGACGTCACCGACGACGACCTCGCGGCCCTCCTGGCCGTCGACGCCGACGCGTGGCGGGCCGAGACCGACCTCGTGCTGGAGTGGTTCGCGGGGTTCGGGGACGCCGTCCCGCCGCAGGTCCTGGACGCGCTCGCGGACGTCCGGCGGCGGCTCGCCGGGGCCGGGTAA
- a CDS encoding XRE family transcriptional regulator encodes MAVPDPDRHPDPTPSTTADLLTLGRRVRHRRTQRGMTLDQLGAAVGATASQLSLVENGHREPRLSLLQAIARTLGTDVGDLLQPTPPSRRAALEIALDRAQRSTLYAATGLPTVRVTRSLPTEALEALVGLHAELTRRDDAALATPEEARRAMTALRLWMRERDNHLPDVEDAAEEMLRHGGYVSGALTHRSVALMAQHLGFTLIHVDDLPHSTRTVTDLANGRIYLPPASIPGGHGLRALALQALAHRVLGHERPRSYGDFLRQRIEIAYFSSACLVPRHAAVAHLTEAKKAKNLAVEDFRDAFGVTHETAAQRMANLLTSHLGVPLHLMRVGDDGALYKGYENDGMPLPTDGTGAIEGQVVCRQWPARMAFTRRDRTTEYHQYVDTPAGTYWASTQTGTTAAGGFSISIGVPYASSTWFRGRETRVRTRSTCPDPACCRRPDPALAGRWAPHAWPSAAVHAHVLAPLPSGTFPGVDESEVFAFLDAHADR; translated from the coding sequence ATCGCCGTCCCCGACCCGGACCGCCACCCGGACCCGACGCCGTCCACGACGGCGGACCTCCTCACGCTCGGACGGCGGGTCCGGCACCGCCGCACGCAGCGCGGCATGACGCTGGACCAGCTCGGCGCAGCCGTCGGCGCCACCGCCAGCCAGCTGTCCCTCGTCGAGAACGGGCACCGCGAGCCCCGCCTGTCCCTGCTGCAGGCGATCGCCCGGACGCTCGGCACCGACGTCGGCGACCTGCTGCAGCCCACCCCGCCGTCGCGGCGGGCGGCCCTTGAGATCGCCCTCGACCGGGCGCAGCGCTCCACCCTGTACGCCGCCACGGGCCTGCCGACGGTCCGCGTGACCCGGTCGCTGCCGACCGAGGCGCTCGAGGCGCTGGTCGGCCTGCACGCCGAGCTGACGCGCCGCGACGACGCCGCCCTGGCCACCCCGGAGGAGGCGCGCCGGGCGATGACCGCGCTGCGCCTGTGGATGCGCGAGCGCGACAACCACCTGCCGGACGTCGAGGACGCCGCCGAGGAGATGCTGCGCCACGGCGGGTACGTCTCGGGCGCGCTCACGCACCGCTCCGTCGCGCTCATGGCCCAGCACCTGGGCTTCACGCTCATCCACGTCGACGACCTGCCCCACTCCACGCGCACGGTCACCGACCTCGCGAACGGACGGATCTACCTGCCGCCGGCGTCGATCCCCGGCGGGCACGGCCTGCGCGCGCTCGCGCTGCAGGCCCTCGCCCACCGCGTGCTCGGGCACGAGCGCCCCCGCAGCTACGGCGACTTCCTGCGCCAGCGCATCGAGATCGCGTACTTCTCGTCGGCCTGCCTGGTGCCCCGGCACGCGGCCGTCGCGCACCTGACCGAGGCGAAGAAGGCCAAGAACCTCGCCGTCGAGGACTTCCGCGACGCGTTCGGCGTCACCCACGAGACCGCCGCGCAGCGCATGGCCAACCTGCTCACGTCGCACCTGGGCGTGCCCCTGCACCTCATGCGCGTCGGCGACGACGGCGCCCTGTACAAGGGGTACGAGAACGACGGCATGCCGCTGCCCACCGACGGCACGGGGGCCATCGAGGGGCAGGTCGTGTGCCGGCAGTGGCCGGCGCGGATGGCGTTCACGCGCCGCGACCGCACCACCGAGTACCACCAGTACGTCGACACGCCCGCGGGCACCTACTGGGCCTCGACGCAGACCGGCACGACCGCGGCGGGCGGGTTCTCCATCAGCATCGGGGTGCCCTACGCGTCGTCGACGTGGTTCCGCGGCCGCGAGACCCGCGTGCGCACCCGCTCCACGTGCCCGGACCCGGCCTGCTGCCGGCGGCCCGACCCCGCGCTCGCCGGCCGGTGGGCGCCGCACGCCTGGCCGAGCGCGGCCGTGCACGCGCACGTGCTCGCGCCGCTGCCGAGCGGCACGTTCCCGGGCGTCGACGAGTCCGAGGTCTTCGCGTTCCTCGACGCCCACGCCGACCGCTGA
- a CDS encoding phosphotransferase family protein yields the protein MPPADLAPQGSAAPAEAPGPLLAAGTSADVFAIDEEHVLRRYRGGRDAGPEVELLQHVVAHGFPAPAARHLGGPDAELERLHGPTLLQALGAGEISLHDAARVLDDLHRALHRIAAPESWRTPPDPDWPHLGGSAVVHLDLHPGNVILTETKGPALVDWAKARAGAPELDVSSTALLIGEVAADSDGEYSQAARALLAAFLAVTETDPLAALDDAAALRAVDPGLMPGERELVTRSAQLVRALVQVASRPEDEPPPPQHGTA from the coding sequence ATGCCCCCCGCCGACCTGGCGCCGCAGGGCTCGGCAGCGCCTGCCGAGGCCCCTGGCCCGCTCCTGGCCGCCGGCACCTCGGCCGACGTCTTCGCGATCGACGAGGAGCACGTGCTGCGCCGCTACCGGGGCGGTCGCGACGCCGGCCCCGAGGTCGAGCTGCTGCAGCACGTCGTGGCGCACGGCTTCCCCGCACCGGCCGCCCGGCACCTGGGCGGGCCCGACGCCGAGCTGGAGCGGCTGCACGGTCCGACGCTGCTGCAGGCGCTCGGGGCGGGCGAGATCTCGCTGCACGACGCGGCGCGCGTGCTGGACGACCTGCACCGGGCGCTGCACCGGATCGCCGCCCCGGAGTCGTGGCGCACGCCGCCCGACCCGGACTGGCCGCACCTGGGCGGCTCCGCGGTGGTGCACCTGGACCTGCACCCGGGCAACGTCATCCTCACCGAGACGAAGGGCCCGGCGCTCGTGGACTGGGCCAAGGCCCGCGCCGGTGCGCCGGAGCTGGACGTGTCGTCGACCGCGCTGCTCATCGGCGAGGTCGCGGCCGACTCCGACGGCGAGTACTCGCAGGCGGCCCGGGCGCTGCTGGCGGCGTTCCTCGCGGTGACCGAGACGGACCCGCTGGCGGCGCTCGACGACGCCGCGGCGCTGCGGGCGGTCGACCCGGGCCTGATGCCGGGCGAGCGGGAGCTGGTGACCCGGTCCGCGCAGCTGGTGCGGGCGCTGGTGCAGGTGGCGAGCCGGCCGGAGGACGAGCCGCCCCCGCCGCAGCACGGCACCGCCTGA
- a CDS encoding DUF1540 domain-containing protein, whose product MSTLAELPAVAECSVAGCSYNDHSSCHAAAVTIGGAGDAQCATFIPLGVKGGLDRVVSHVGACQRQDCSHNDHLECGAPSVRIGAGHDIADCLTFAARPA is encoded by the coding sequence ATGAGCACCCTCGCAGAGCTCCCCGCCGTCGCCGAGTGCTCGGTGGCCGGCTGCTCCTACAACGACCACTCCAGCTGCCACGCGGCGGCCGTCACCATCGGCGGCGCCGGCGACGCGCAGTGCGCCACGTTCATCCCTCTGGGCGTCAAGGGGGGCCTCGACCGCGTGGTCAGCCACGTCGGGGCCTGCCAGCGGCAGGACTGCTCCCACAACGACCACCTCGAGTGCGGTGCGCCGTCCGTGCGCATCGGCGCCGGCCACGACATCGCCGACTGCCTGACGTTCGCCGCCCGTCCGGCCTGA